A stretch of Miscanthus floridulus cultivar M001 chromosome 13, ASM1932011v1, whole genome shotgun sequence DNA encodes these proteins:
- the LOC136501909 gene encoding uncharacterized protein has protein sequence MRKYGPITIDKLGKAGEVVKVVPVHFRNHLMPKMLAVPNLDKFAILIREQRKLYQREEEVVVKQVTKEDDDARLQEERLKQYQTAAKRVDNALLVLRRFISTGNELRSPVTKDEIVSKMPSVIRVIAIVWQ, from the exons ATGAGAAAATATGGCCCCATT ACGATTGATAAGCTGGGGAAAGCAGGGGAGGTGGTCAAGGTTGTGCCTGTCCACTTCCGCAACCACCTTATGCCCAAGATGCTCGCTGTCCCAAACCTGGACAAATTCGCCATACTCATCCGAGAGCAGCGCAAG CTCTACCAAcgtgaagaggaggtggtggtgaaACAAGTCACAAAGGAAGATGATGATGCCCGG CTACAGGAAGAAAGGCTGAAGCAGTACCAAACAGCAGCAAAGCGGGTAGATAATGCACTCTTG GTGTTGAGGAGGTTCATCTCGACTGGAAATGAGCTGCGAAGTCCTGTAACAAAAGATGAAATTGTTTCCAAG atgccctcagtcataagagtcattgcaattgtttggcagtaa